CCTTCTGTGCCGCCACACCGGCTTCTCTGAGCAACTCTGTGATCTGAGAATCTTCCAAAAGTCCAAGGATGAGCTGGTCGACTGCCAGGTGTGTGTCACCACGCGTCTTCTGGAGCGACTGCGCTCTGCGTATGACTTTGATGAGGCTCGTACTCGCTGGAACCTCGTCAGGAGGAGGAGATTGTGAGGGCAACTTCTTCAGTGCTTGGCTGAAGACTCTCTCCGCCGCGCGCGCCGATTCCTCTCCTGCCGCGTTGGATAGCGCTTGGGAGAAGATTCCTCCCTTGTCGGAAAGTAGAGAGGATGCTAGATGGAGAGGAGTAAACTGTGCGTGGCCACTGCTCACCGCTGTCTGGTGAGCACTCACGAGAGCTTCATTAGTCTTGTGCGTAAACTTCTCGGGATTCATCACTACGCCTGCACCATTACAAGAAAGATTCATATTAGATAATGATTATTAAGAATTAACaactaataacaataataatttatttataatcggTGAATTATTTATTGGAATAAGAATATGGAAGATCATCACCGCGTACCTTCTTATCGCTCGTAAGATGATAGGTTTGATTCGTGAAAATTGAGAGAACAAAAGAGGAGGATCGAACGAAGAGAATTTGAATGAAGTTTTATTTGTTGGAACGAATAGacaaaagtgaagaatgaaggaACAGAGAATTTGAATAGGTTTGAGTTTTCGGTTATCGATGTCtgaagtgagagagaaaggaaacgtCGTGGTTAGTATATGAAGTGGGAAACGATGTTTCTTGAAAGTTTGAGAGTTTCCTTGAGGAAGCAGAAGAACCTCCCAGAGACTTCTCTTTTATTGATAGGAAGAGGTAATTGAAAGAACTAATCAGAAAATATCAcctactattttttttccccctctttttattttagtttagttttttaattgaagGAGGTAGACcgtttctttatcatttttctaaatatgatattcaagaaaattatttatgataattagagaatattagtaaaatttacaagcttttatttaaataaatgatagCAAATTCATGAAAAGGtgttaatgaaaattttgaacaattacattattatttagcttatatttaagatttaaacACTCACTCGatacttttcaaaaatcttaattaaatcatcaaattagtttttttttcttttaatttttttttaaattgtcacatatcaaataaaaattttgtccAGCAATATCAtgtattaagattaaaaaaaatattatataaaaatctctatttaatcattttatttatgtttaattgtaatttcaatttttttttagctaaaacaattttaaatttttgacaatatcgactaaaattatcaatatcatgtccttttaaagaataatgtcaacaaatattatttaaatagttagaaagtaaattttttaattattacatataaagtatggttaaaatatttaacaaaattatcaattttaataaaaatatttgtaaaagtttgtttataaattaaattttatttaaatttagaaagatataaaattgtttaatataaaaaaattataaataaataaaaccgaaataaaaatataaaaatcaatttgagataaaaaatggaagactaatataataatatatggtttgacaaatatatatcattattaatatCAGATCACACTATTATAATCACGTGATACaatatcatataaattttttaaaaaaaatgaaaaaataaaaaaaaaaatatttaaaagattcaAAACAACCCCACATGTAACATCCTTGTTAGTAGGAAACTATCAACAAAAACTTAAATgttccaattttaaaaaataaaaacctaagacaaaaataattgaaacacttaaaaaatatcattataaataaaaactatctaTTTGATTAAACCTTTCGTTTACCTAACACAGTTGTAGTAATTTTGAGGACCCAATTTAGGCAGTTTCAGGTTGACGGTGTCAGCaagtttatattttctatttttaatgtgtattaaaaatagaaaaaataaatcatttacaTATTAACACAGTTTTCATCATATAACAAACAgatgtaattattataaatttgtaactactttaaatagaaaaacTGTTCTGCAAAATTATGAGAATTATACATTATACAatgcaataataaaatatggCGCCAAATTTATATGTCTGAATAATATGTTGAGATTTCAAACATTCACTATCACATTAAATGTGAGAATATAAGGTTTGATAATGTCATCCCAAGAGAGTTAAATCTAAGTTTTATTTAACGTCACAAAACTAACTTAGtaaaatgcaattaaaatatttttcataaggtTCGTAACATATTTGGATATTTCTTAAGAATGAAGAAATTACACATAGAAATTAAAGCCGCGACTATTAGCTTTTTTAAAACCATAAATTCGGAATAAGGACTTAATTTAGTGCAtgttttactcttttcttttcttttttgtgtgtgGACAATTTGTTTATGTTCAATTTTATCTATCAAgttaattttgaattcaaatagctttaaatagtttttgtattttataaaaatatatttgcaaaattctaattaataacaaaagaatattaaaaatgatttaaatgattattttatttgtatatggTATCTCTTTTGCAAAGAGAAATAatgaattcatatatttatttagattgtttttataataaatataatttgtttatattttgtaaaatatactttttatgatttttttcatctaaaagATAAACTTACATGAAATTAGAAGAAGAATGAATtgtataaattgtataaaaattctttaattgCTATATTAATCGAGATATAATTTGTTATGATTCGCAGCCTAATAAATTATGTCTCAACACATAATCATTATATCTCCTTCAAACAATTTTATAGAAGTTAACtcaactttaattttatattatttttatcttatatttatttaattttgattaatttgttattattttatatatattgttagataatatctttattttatattttgattagtttgttattattttttatttatattttagatttttaaatcttattttttttattataattagaaaatctatctatatatttaacaataatgAGAGATTAAAGATTAATCTTGTAAATAATTTTCAGTATATTCAATATGGATTCAAAATTGCTATAAATTGTATAAACTTAcataattgtataaattatataaattccatatatatatatatatatatatatatatatatatatttatgattagatatattatttttattttatatttatttaattttgattaatttgttattattttatatatattgttagacaatatctttattttatattttgattattttgttattattttttatttatattttagatttttaaatcttatatcTTTTACTGTAACTAAAAaatctatctatatatttaacaataatgAGAGATTAACCCTGTAGATAATTTTCagtatatttaatatgaattcaGAATTGCTATAAATTCTATAAACTTACATGattgtataaattatataaattccatatatatatatatttatttatttatttatggttagatatattatttttattttatatttatttaattttgattaatttgttattattttatatatattgttagataatatctttattttatattttgattaatttgttattattttttatttagattttagatttttaaatcttatatcTTTTACTATAACTAGAAaatctatctatatatttaacaataatgAGAGATTAACCTGTAGATAATTTTCagtatatttaatatgaattcaGAATTGctataaattctataaatttacatgattgtataaattatataaattatatatatatatatatatatatatatatatatatatatatatatNtatatatatatatatatatatatatatatatatatatatatatatggttagatatattatttttattttatatttatttaatttttattaatttgttatttttttatatatattgttagataatatctttattttatattttgattagtttgttattatattttagatttttaaattttatttcttttattataattagaaaatctatctatatatttaacaataagAGAGATTAATCCGGtagataattttcttaatatggAATCAAATCAGGTTCCGATGTTGCCTGTAAGACATGGGTATCAGATGAATCAATGTCCCTACTGGGATATTCTGACCCCACAGTCGTAAAGTACATGATTGGACTAACCAAACAAGCTACTTCACCAGCTGATTTAGTGGGCAAGCTAGTGGAGTTTGGGATCTCATCAATGGACACTCATGCATTTGCGGAAGAAATTTACTCAAGAGTTCCTCGCAAGTCATCTGGTTTAAATCAATATCAAAAACAAGAGAGAGAAGCTGTAATGTTGGCCAGGAAGTAGAAGACTTACACAATTTTGAAGGCTGAAGACGATAGTGATGATGAATCTGGGGATAAATCTTCAATAACTTCATCTGGAAGGCTTGACAATCACCAAAAAAAGCGTTTCAGGAAGAAAACTGGAGTTCAAGATGACCACGACGATGAGATGATTTTGAGAAAGGAAAGTGAGAGACAAGTGAAGAGAAGAACTTCCTCCGATGATGATAATGATTCGGAGTCtgaagaagaaaggttgaaaGATCAAAGAGAGAAGAAGGAACTAGAGCAGCATATGAGATATCGAGATGCAGCTGGGACGCGGAAGTTGACTGAACATAAATTATCAcgaaaggaggaagaagaggcAATTCGAAACAGCAGAAGAAATCTTGAAGCATAGAACTAGAGGCTTGGGGACTAAAATTGCTGAGTTAATAATATGCCCTATATATGCCAATCTTCCAACTGAATTACAGGCTAAAATATTTGAACCCACACCTGAAGGAGCACGAAAGGTGGTACTTGCAACTAATATTGCAGAAACGTCATTGACAATTGATGGCATCAAGTATGTCATTGATCCAGGATTCTGTAAGATGAAAAGCTATAATCCTAAAACAGGAATGGAATCTTTGCTAGTAACTCCCATATCAAAAGCTTCAGCCAATCAGAGGGCAGGTCGTTCTGGAAGAACAGGTCCTGGAAAGTGCTTCCGACTGTACACTgcatataatttttacaatgaTTTGGAGGAAAACACTGTTCCTGAAATACAGCGGAGTAACCTTGCAAATGtagttttaactttaaaaagtcTTGGTATTCATGATTTGTTGAACTTTGATTTTATGGATCCTCCCCCTGCCGAGGCCTTATTAAAAGCTTTGGAGTTTCTACTTGCATTAAGTGCATTAAATAAGCTTGGTGAGTTAACCAAGGTTGGTAGACGGATGGCAGAGTTCCCACTTGATCCTATGTTGTCAAAAATGATAATGGCTTCAGAAAAGTTCAAGTGTTCAGATGATATAATTTCAATTGCTGCTATGCTTTCTGTTGGAAACTCAATATTTTACCGTCCAAAGGATAAACAAGTCCATGCAGATGATGCAAGGATGAATTTTCACACGGGAAATGTTGGAGACCATATTGCATTGCTAAAGGTCTACAATTCATGGAAGGAGACCAATTATTCAAGGCAATGGtgttatgaaaattatatacaGGTAAAGAGTATGAAACGGGCAAGGGATATCCGTGATCAACTGGCGGGTCTTTTAGAGAGGGTTGAAATTGAACTAATATCAAACCAAAGTGATTTAGATGCCATCAAGAAATCTATTACATCCGCAGACTGTTGGTATACATCCTAGTGCAGGGCTCGCAGAAGTTCTTCCTAGATGGGTTATATACCATGAACTAGTACTCACAACTAAGGAATATATGAGGCAGGTGACAGAATTAAAGCCGGAGTGGTTGCTGGAGATTGCACCCCATTATTACGATGCTgaagacttgaaaaatattctttaaaatacttaaatttgattttatatttttatcactattttattattgtactCTATGTTAtatcaatgtaaaaatatatcattactACTCATTCgaaatacttaaatttgattttatatttttatcattattattgctctaagagagtttttttttttttttttacatacacTATGTTAATGTTTTGATACAAATTTTTCAAGTGATATTATTATCATCAATCATAGCATTAAAATTATTGTCtatcttgaaattttaaattttcaaattttcgtTATTGTCCACCTTCGATTCCGCCACACTGGTTTCCTTGAACAACTCTGGGATCTGAGAATTTTCAAGAAGATCGAGGATGAGCTGGTCGACGACCACCGTGTCTAGGTGGGTTTGCTCTTTTGATTCGTCAACCATCGTCGCCGTAGTGGTTTCATCTTTCGAAAATGTTTTTGCTGTTTTGTGAAAACCCCTCTTTCCTCCACCATTGcccttttgttgttttgtttttgtcttgGAAACTTGTTCGATGTTATTTAATGAACTACCATTATCATCCTCCTTATATGCTCTTTTTTTGGTGTAGTGGGGTAGTGGCTTTATGCTCTGtagtcaaaaaaaaaaaatcagaagcataaatctttgaaaaatttaCTTATGGGGTAGTGCATTTCTATAACCGCAGGTTGTAACagttgtaataataatataataacaccCAAACATTGTACTTTTACTTCATTTGCTTCTCCACTGTTGCTTTGCCTGTAACAACTCACAAACCCGAGCTAAGTATGTTTCTTGTAATTTGGTCATTCTTTTTAGTGTGCTATTTCCACGTTATATCAATATGCATATAGCTAAtggattatttttcttttacttcagATACTGCCTTTGGATATTAGGAAATGCTGCAACATTAATCAATAGCGACCCTGAATGGAGAGAACCGGTTCTTGATGCCAAGGAAAGATACTGCTTCCATAAACAGTTTACTGAATTGTATTACAGttaactgaactaaaaaataattcagttcagtttttttaaactgtttttaattcaattcagtttttttgaactgttttatagttaactataattgGTTTATAATTTGCCCACCCCTAGCCCTAGGACGAAAGGTTTGCGAACTGAAAATACAGATAACATTTATTTACACTGATCTATTTTAAAACCATTATCAAGAGATTCAAGTACTATATCAATATATCAGGCTCTGCTTTATGTATACaatgatgaaatattaaatttatagcTATTTAAGGAAAAATATTGAGTCATCTCAGCTCTAAGCTGCAGTCTTACGCACACCCTTCGCTGGAACAGCCCTGCAAGATTCATCTATGAAATTAAAACTCTTACCCTGTATTGTAATTAAATTCCATGAAAATCTGGCATAAGGAAGTTCATTATTCCTCATCACTATCATACACAACTGCCATCCGTCGATGGGTGGTTGTTTTCCTTGGAGGAGACTCCTCATCTGATTCAAATCCCTTCCTCTTGGCACTGCCTCTAAACTCCTTACTCTTTTGCTTTGGTTCCTGCAGCAAAACATCCAactagttttaaaatatctgacAAACAATGCTTCATCATCTTATGAACTTTCACCCTACCCACAAGATGTACAAGCACACAGAGGACACACGTACAGCAGtcttataaacaaaaatataaatatcttcaCAGTACAAACCAGTGCATAAAATGGAAACATTATAAATGAGGAAGATTTAAAAACAACGAAACTGCATGAACTAATCACATGTAATATACCTTCTTATCAACAGTTAAGGAGGGCTGATAAGAAGCAATCTGAAACTAAATATCTACGGACCTACagctaaaaatttaaatatgtattatttttaataaaatatgcagtacctcctcttcctcctcatcTGAGGCATCATTAACTTGTTCTGCCTCTTCATAgtgatcttcttcttcttcattgtcCTCATACTCTGGCTCAGTATCCTCATCCCTCTTGCGTGGAGGAGGcctctcatcttcctcttcctcggTTTCATACTCAGACTCCTCTCTCTCATCATCCTGGTAACCCACTGGATTTCGGGAGGATTTAGCAGGTGGGAAAGAAGACTTGCGAGGGATGTCTCTAGGTCCCTGTGACTAAATtccaaaaaaatacaaaaaacccTCATCAATGACAAATGCCAAAACAACcaatatacaaacaaatttCCGTAGACTGAGAATCGATACCTTTTTAGCATTCATAATTCGTTTCTCTGCTCGGGCTTCCACTTCCAAATCATCCTCAAAGCGGCGCTGAGATCTACGAGAATCATAGTAATCTGCTTCATCCTCCTGAAGGAAAGAACAATGAGTAAATAATGGAACTGTCATAGTTTTATATACCCAGATATGCTTACAGAAAATTGCAGGAGATACGTGgccaaaagaaaaacagagttttATACCTCATCCAATGCATCCTCTAAAAACCCAGGAGAAAGTTGTCGCCTCCTATCCACAGCTGGAGTATACTTCCGGCTCACCTTCTCACGCTTTCGGTTAAGAAGCACATTAGCCCGAATATTTTGACTTTCAGCCTACAAAAGATATAGAGAAATTAGATGATGGTACCCAAGAGGCACTTGGCACgtaattattgaattattaattataccttctctttttcctctttttcccTCTCAGGATCAATGTCGGTAATGCAGTTTTTAACCTTGTAAACCTTCTTATGCCTTGAGTCAACAAGGGCAGTCAACAGCCGATGAGAATTTGAAGACAAGGAAGATGGCATAAACCTCATTTTCCTCAATAGCCTTCCTTGTGATTGAAGGATTCCCTGAAGCATGTAAACACAGACAATTAGGGGAAAATGGTAACTCAGCAAGACATTCAAAGGAATAATGAAATTCACCTTTCCGTGTCTAAGGAAAAGATGTGCTTGATCATGCTGTGCATCTTGCACTGATATGTCAAGAACTTCATTCCCAATTAAAAGCTGCAGGCTGCCATCGGACCATCTCACAAAGCGGGCATTGCTTTCATACTACAGTAATAGAAAATCCATGATACATTTTTTGCAAACAATAACATTCTGCAACCTGATCATGAATGACAAATCATCATAACACCAACCCACCTGGTTTTCTACAAAGTTAAAGGGTAAACATAATAGAACATGGAGCATTTTATTCCTATTTAGTACTAATGAATTCATTGAAGTACTTCCTCGCCCTCACATatccttaaaatattataaacttccTCAACAGATTACCAATATACTAAGTTCAAAAGAAACATGTCCGTTCATGCACATCAAAACTAGATCAGATTCTGTCAACCAAAGGGCAGATTTATCCACAGAAGACATAGACTCCAAAACCTTAAAAGAATACATTTGGCCATTCTATCCTGAATCCATCCTAATATTAAcctcaaaattcaaaatcaaatattttatgatataattagGAGAGTAAGAAGTAGTAGAAACGAATACAAATGACGTAAAAGCAATTAAGAAGTTACACACACAAGAACATCAGAATCTTCTTCATCCCAGTCATTTAAATTTCACAGAAATTATAACCGATAAGATGCATAAGAAACAGTATACGATTACTTACAGATGTTGTGCCATCAGGATTTCTAGCAGTCCTCCAACGTACAATATTATTCTCCAACCTTATTCGCTTTCTGGCTCCAGATTCATCAGTTACAAAAGTATCCTCTTCCACATATGTTTTAGGATCAAATGGTTTAGGGTCAACACCCATAATATTGGAAACTTTAATCATGTTCATCTgccaagagagagagagagagagagagattaaaATACAAGTGTCTGAAAATGAAATTCAACGTATCTTACCAGAATGCACATCATTATAAAAGGCAATGCACATCTATACTCAAAACCTGAGAGATATTGCGTATTAAAATGTATTCATCATGATCTTGTTATCATATAACCTGATTTGTACAATTCCCATCTAATTTGCAACATGTCACCATCTTTGACATGGGGAAATTATCAAGAAACTGTCTTAAAAGATGCACTTCCTTAAACACTTCCAATTCACGAGTCACTCACGCACACTACACATGCCAACTTCTGTATCACAACAATGTGAACGACACAAGAAGAGTGACAATTACTCATGTTTTGCAGCCACCAAGTTAAAagctaatttaaaattaaaatatgaaataaaaataaagggtTCTCACTcgaataaataaacttattaattaGAAGCAAACCTTGTCCGGACGAGCTGGAGGAGGTCGTAATGGAACTTCCAATTCTAAAGGGGGGCCAAGTGGCTTCTCTTTAGTTTTTATCTCAAAGTTTTCCTCCTCTGAATCATACTGATGATCTTCATCAGCAAGTATATCTTCTGGTCTCAGGTTCTTTCCATAGCTTCCTTCCTCCTCCACAGGATATCTCTGGGGTAGGAAACCAACAATATCATCAATTCTTAAAATTAGGGCAATTCAcagataaaggaaaaaaatcacTATTGACACCAATGTCAAGATTGGCACCTTCACTCACATTTGAATCTTGTTCAATGTCCTGCTGAACAGCATACCCcatttcctcttcttcatcatcatcaaaatcaccAAATACATCACGAATTTCAGGGGCCGAATGCAAGTCACGAGTCtcatcttctttttcatctctgGGCGACACactacattaaataaaaaaaaaaaaaaaaactatcagtCTTAATGTCATGCAGCAGTTATAAAACAATTGGCAAGATTAGTTCTTTGACGTTTGATCTTTTAACTTCATTTAATGTTTCACTTCAGTCCTCCAACTtcctttttgtttaaatttggtCCTCTAATTATGCGCTGTAAAACAAGTTCATCCTTTCAGTTAGAAAATGTTAAATGTAGTCAGCAGAGAGGATGAATTTGTCAATTAGTACTAGGTTAGAGGATCAAATTAGGGGGTGCGCTAGAatccaaaaattgaaaaattataataattaagcaCAAAAAGCCTTGGGTCATCAGTAATTCCCTATGTTCTATCCTATGCCCtaatcaatgaaatatgtttCAATATGCATGACAACACTGATAAAGGAAAACGTAAACGAGTCCACAAATATCAAAATACTTCAGCCACATTTGTCCACATTTTTCCGTGAAGCATTATACCTGGGGCTTCTAGCTTCGTCGACTTCTTCCTCCTCATCGTCGTGGTGATCGTAATGATTCTCCTCCGACCTTTCAGATCCGCTCTCAACGACGTCATCGCGGCGCTTACTCGTGACGCCACGCTGGCTATACCCGTCATCTTTGGCGTCACTATCCGAGTCTCTTCCCTCACTCTCCTCTCTCTCTCCAACTTCCACCTCTTGCGAACTCTGCTCCCTCTCGCCCTCGCTTTCGCGATCGTGTTCTCCTTCTCCGTCTCCGTCGCTCTCGACTTCCACCTCCCCCTGGCCCTCCACCTCGCCCTCTCCCTCTTGCTCCCCCATTCCCTCTCCCTCGTCCTGAAAAAACAAAACGCCAAAATATGGAAAAACGGTTAGTGTAGGAATCCAAACGCGTTGCAAGGAAAAGGAGTGTGAAATTGGGGGCGTACGGAGGGGTAATTGAGTTGGGGATTCGATTCGTGCTCGGAATCGACGTCGAGCTCTTCCTCCTCCTCGGATTGGTCGCCGAAGAGGTTCTGCATCATCTGGTGGCGCTTCTCCTCACCTCCCATGGCTTCCGAGAGAAAAAAACCCTAGCACGAATGGTTTTTTATTGAACCGCTTCAAACTGGGAACCTGCGTTTGTTTGTTCTTGTACTGTGCTCGTGAAACGCACCGGATCAGTC
The sequence above is drawn from the Vigna radiata var. radiata cultivar VC1973A chromosome 3, Vradiata_ver6, whole genome shotgun sequence genome and encodes:
- the LOC106758025 gene encoding protein LEO1 homolog — encoded protein: MGGEEKRHQMMQNLFGDQSEEEEELDVDSEHESNPQLNYPSDEGEGMGEQEGEGEVEGQGEVEVESDGDGEGEHDRESEGEREQSSQEVEVGEREESEGRDSDSDAKDDGYSQRGVTSKRRDDVVESGSERSEENHYDHHDDEEEEVDEARSPSVSPRDEKEDETRDLHSAPEIRDVFGDFDDDEEEEMGYAVQQDIEQDSNRYPVEEEGSYGKNLRPEDILADEDHQYDSEEENFEIKTKEKPLGPPLELEVPLRPPPARPDKMNMIKVSNIMGVDPKPFDPKTYVEEDTFVTDESGARKRIRLENNIVRWRTARNPDGTTSYESNARFVRWSDGSLQLLIGNEVLDISVQDAQHDQAHLFLRHGKGILQSQGRLLRKMRFMPSSLSSNSHRLLTALVDSRHKKVYKVKNCITDIDPEREKEEKEKAESQNIRANVLLNRKREKVSRKYTPAVDRRRQLSPGFLEDALDEEDEADYYDSRRSQRRFEDDLEVEARAEKRIMNAKKSQGPRDIPRKSSFPPAKSSRNPVGYQDDEREESEYETEEEEDERPPPRKRDEDTEPEYEDNEEEEDHYEEAEQVNDASDEEEEEEPKQKSKEFRGSAKRKGFESDEESPPRKTTTHRRMAVVYDSDEE